One Manihot esculenta cultivar AM560-2 chromosome 6, M.esculenta_v8, whole genome shotgun sequence DNA segment encodes these proteins:
- the LOC110616554 gene encoding uncharacterized protein LOC110616554 produces the protein MAADVSYLLRALTGYKDDRTVANNPVAGKSTAMVTRDLLGGGASSRDDSQELDLDLQVPSGWEKRLDLKSGKVYLQRCSSSPSPSPSRSPSSSSDQRQKTNQTLAKLQDLNIPSSPSKITLNLFDESNLELKLVSSSSSSSSLSTTKYQSVCTLDKVKSALERAEKEPIRKRSSLWKSPLSPSYSSSSSSVREIPEEENEEKSESATATASVAAGCPGCLSYVLIMKSNPICPRCNSVVPVPTMKKPRIDLNISI, from the exons ATGGCAGCTGATGTGAGCTATCTGTTGAGAGCTTTGACTGGATACAAGGATGATCGGACGGTTGCTAACAATCCTGTTGCTGGAAAATCAACGGCTATGGTTACCAGGGATTTGCTTGGTGGTGGTGCTTCCTCAAGAGATGACTCTCAAGAATTGGACCTCGACTTGCAAGTTCCTTCTGGCTGGGAAAAGCGCCTAGACTTGAAG TCAGGGAAGGTTTATTTACAACGATGCAGTTCTTCACCTTCACCGTCACCATCACGGTCACCGTCGTCATCATCAGATCAGAGGCAAAAAACCAATCAAACATTGGCAAAGCTTCAAGATTTAAATATCCCATCATCACCTTCCAAGATCACACTGAATCTTTTTGATGAAAGTAACTTGGAATTGAAGTTAgtctcttcatcatcatcatcatcatcattatcaaCAACCAAATATCAAAGTGTGTGCACGCTAGATAAAGTGAAATCTGCGCTTGAGAGAGCAGAGAAAGAACCCATCAGGAAGCGATCATCGCTGTGGAAATCACCATTATCACCTTCATATTCTTCCTCGTCATCTTCCGTTAGAGAGATCCCAGAAGAAGAAAACGAAGAGAAATCAGAATCAGCAACAGCAACCGCATCAGTTGCCGCCGGCTGCCCAGGCTGCTTATCTTATGTGTTGATCATGAAAAGTAACCCAATATGTCCCAGGTGCAACTCGGTTGTCCCTGTGCCAACGATGAAGAAGCCTCGGATCGATCTCAACATTTCAATATGA